The DNA region TGTCCATAATCAACACATTAGGAAACATATTCAATAATTTCACTGATTTTGGATAGGCCCATAAGATATCTCTCACAACTTCCGAGTCATCTTTTTTCCTACTCCAATAAATATAATCATAATCCTCTATCAGCTTAAACAAATATTGCATTTCCATTCTAGGAGCTCTAATGTCTTTATGAATCTTACTCTTATGTTTATATATTTGGGTGATCCGAGTCacattctccggatctcgttcGTGTAATGACAATAATATGTGTCTCGGTGGAACATGACGTTTTGTCAAATCAACAATATGTTGTTGTTCATCAGTATTAAGTCGACATACAAACGAATGACCTTCAAATATATTAGGTAAACCATGGTTGTGAAGTCCATATTTTACGGCAATCTTCCAACCCAAACCATTTTTTGACGGTGTTGACCTTGTTTTGAATGTACAATCACGTTTCTTGGTAGCACTTTATGTTTCGCTATCTCCTTTGTATTTTCCACCTCTATCACGACCAACTATAACTTTGTCACTTCTTTCTCTCTTTCCAGTTTTGGTATTCAAACGAGTTATTATAACAATAACTCTATTCCTGATTCCAACCTTCCTAATCCATCTAGTCGTCTCTTCTCGTGTATCAAATTTTTCTTGTAGTTGAGAATATCTCAATGATATCTACACATGTCTGATTTTTATCCCATATCATCAGAGGAATATCCATACCCGCTAAACATAAGTGTGACAAgaattaataaaattaaaaaaaattaaaaaaaaatgtgTTCCGGATCTCTTATTATAAAAAATTCGATCACTAAAAAACAACACCGAAATTCTTCGTTGTAAGTTATCCGGAACTTAAAAAACATATACCGAAAAACTCATGTTAAAGTTTTCTGGATTAAATAATGCGAACCGGATAACTAACCAATAAGTTATCCGATATGATAATTCAAAAAGCAGGATATCTTTTCTTTAAATTTTCTGGTTTGATTAAAAAACATATCCGATTTCTTTACCTTAAATTCTTCGGTTATCGTTGTAAGGTTCGCAATAATAATTTTTGACTGATTTGATTGAAcagtaaaaagtaaaaaaattaaaataaaatttacAAAGATAAATTTGAAGTAGTTGCAAAATTGTTGGGATATAGAGATAAGTGTAAGGAATGGAGTAAAATTTtcaagaaaacaaacaaaaaccTCATTGTAATTTACTTTGGGCCTAGGCCCAGCTGTTCCCATTATTACTAATGAATTAGTTTTTTTAAAGGAAGAATTGAATTACAATTACATAAGACAAATTAGAAATGTCAAAAACTACTGCAccttttttctaatttttatgATAATAGAAAGTAAGATTCACTTCCtcttaataataataaacatTAAATTTTCTTTAATAAAATTCATTAGCTAGATAAGAATTTACCATAAATTAGTAGACACCACACCCGAACATGCAATGTATCTGATCAAACCTAACCACTACTCAACCTCTTCAATCTTCCTTTCCCCCATTAATTTATGCTATTCATACACCACATTTTATATCAAATATATACATTGTATATATTGTTCACTGTATTTGTATTTATACAGTGAatagtattttttttttaaattaaaaaaaattatgaacaTTGCGTGAACAGTGTTAAACAGTACATGTACATGTACAGTGCCCGTTAATAATATCTATAAACAGTGCctttaaaataataaaataaaattggttaataaaatgtaaaaaattgattaataaagtgatgaagttggttaatacacgtccagatattaaaaataatttttattaatacaccaaagttgattaataaaaaaataaaaaattggttaataaaattataaagttggttaataaaaCGGTCCGTTGTCCAAATAAATTTTGAGCCGTCATCAAAATTGATTAATACAATAaaaaagttggttaataaaattatgaaatttGTTAATCACACAATTTTATATCAATAtcatttaatttaaaaataaaaaataaaaaaataatatttttgtacatttttaaaaaaatatatattattataatattttactTTTAGTGAAATACAATGCAGATGTAAATATAGTTTTTGGACGTAGAAATatcatttttcttattttattcaAACATATTCCCATTCTTCCAACTGATTTTATTTATATATGTTTTCTCAATTTTCTAAACTTTATTTTCTCTAACAAAATCGAAACTGACACATTTTTACACAAACAATTGGTGAAaggaaagaagaaaaaaaaagacCCCGATAAAAACGCTATAGTGAGTGGTTTTGTGATTTGTGAAACAAGAAAGCGTTAAAACGAAAAACAAGAGACAATGCAACAAAAAACAAAAGTCCTATTTTGTAGCCGATAATTTTGCATATAAAGTTCAAACACGAACTTCGTTTTTCGGTTTTGGATTCCAAAATATGCTTTAAACAAACCgcatttttttatattttttttttatattttggtTATTACTGATCTTTCTCTCTCACGAGAGCTCGCCTGCTCTGGTTAACTTCCGAAGAAACTGCATGGCCGTTTTTCAACCGTTTCATGGCTCATGTCGATAGGTATCTTCCAatttttttatgcattttttattttaattgtttttcgATCACATTGTTTCTTGGCATGAGGATTTGTTTGAATCTGATTGTTCAACTCAAGATTCATGAAATTGTGTAACACCATGAATTGGTCTTTTGGTGAAGGCTTGGAAAATATGCTTCTCTTGTCTCAGGTTCAAATAATTCTTGTCTTGAGCTAGTCAACAGAGAGAAATCTAGGCTTTGATGGCACACAATTTCAATAAATAAATGATTTCCTTTGATTAAGTTCTTGCAGAGATGTCAATAGTAGTGTATATGAGGTATTTGTTGAAAACAAATGATTTTGTATTTTACCCATCATTTGGATCATGCAATAGGATTTTTCAGTTTGTCTATAAATCCTAACTCAACTGACAAATAACAATAATGTTAGGTTGAATACCATTACCAGAATCTTAGAGTTGTATTTGTGATTTTGTAGTGGTTATTACCATGTCGTCTTAGAATCACAAAAAAGTTCTCTCCCCTTAAATATTCTTATACAAATTACAGAATCGGTTAGAAACCTCAATGCAAAACTCATCTCATGATCATTTCAGATTGATAACATAAGGCCTAAGATTATATATAGCATGAGATAAAGAGAAGTGAGTAACCATAATTATATCTACCTTTTTTACGAAGCTTTTTATATTTTTTTGGTTGCAAATATATTCATGATTGAAACACCTCTTTATTTGCATTTGTTTTATTTCTTACATGCATATTATAACTGAGTATAAATTTTCATGTAGTGACTGTTTAGTCTAGAATCAGTTCCACAGAACTTGGTCTTGGGATACATTTGACTGTTGTGGTAAAAAGTTGAGCAATGGAGAATGGTGGAGGCTCGAAACTAACCGGCGGCATTGGGCAGATTGTGAGACTAAAGAAAATAATTCATAAATGGCAAAGTGTCACAATTGGCTCAAAAACTTCCCGCCTGCAAATCGAAGAATCtaatactagaaaatcaccaaTAATCAACAAAAGAATAACAAAATTCATAAATTGTGAGTCTGATGAGGAAAGCTGCAAAAGTCCAGAGCCACCACATGATGTGCCAAAGGGTTACTTGGCGGTCTATGTCGGCCCCGAGCTTCGACGGTTCATCATTCCAACCAGCTACCTTAGCCATTCCCTATTCAAAATGTTGCTTGAAAAGGCTGCTGAGGAATTCGGATTTGATCAGAGCGGCGGGCTCACGATACCGTGTGAGATTGAGACCTTTAAATATCTACTCAAATGCATTGAGGCCCAGGAGAAAGAAGAACAACATGATGACAGCTTGTGTAAGTTATTTGCATTGTGACACTAGTTTTATAACCTAGCAAAATTCGAACATATCGCTATTTTCTGAATCAAGATATTTTCCTTTGAGATGTTACTGTATGACTAACATTCAACTCATGTTGAAACTACAGCTGGAAACTCAGAAACAGAAGGAACCTTGGAAGAGTAATTGTAGTTATTATTATGATCTCTGTTGAGGTTCACATTCATAGGGTGTCTTCAGGTGTAAAAGTGGCTCTCTCTGCTTCcattttttgttttgttttggttttCTTATAGAATATCATAGTTAGAAAAAAATTCAAGTTCCATGGCAATAATTTGCTGGTGGAGTGGTTATTAGACATTCATGTATAAGACCTTCATTCTTTGTTTCTTTTAGTCACTCACATGCTTTTATAGCTAAAAGTATTATTCATATGGAACAGCTTTGAATTTTAAACTAGTTATATATTCTCTCCAAATATTGTCTAATTAATATTTGCTACCTTTTTTAGGCAACTAACTAGCTTATATCTTATTATAAGATTTATTTGACAATTTTTTAACAACTGTGAAATgttaaaaaaaaaacaagaaacAGAAGAAAGAAAATTACGAAATGTTTGAAATTTGCTTATTGTTTATTTTGTATATTGTTCTTTCAAAAATAAAATTACTTACTCAATTAATGATTGAGAAAATAAGACATACACGGCCAATGTAAAACTAGTTTTATATAATGATGTTCAATGAAAGTCTTTTATTTTACAGTAATTTTGTATTATTTTTATAAAATGAATTTTGATGACAATATTGCATGTTTTATACTGTATTGGTGTAAATTGATATTTATATTTATTAAACTCGATTAATAATTGATTCGGGATGGAGAGTCTAGTTGGATTCAGATGAGTGACTTCTGGGGGAGATGCGTAAGCTCTGATGGATGCTCTAAGATGGAATTAGGAGAATGTATTATTTGTTCCACACTTAATGCTCAAGTTAGTGGTTAAAGGGGGAGCGCGAAGTTTTGAAATAAAATCGTGTAACAATTTTGAGGAGATTGGAGTTATGAGGGACATAATGAACATTGGTGACATTTGCAATTGACATTGTTGTCAGGGACATTGTCCCCACTCCAGTTTCGTACTACCATTACTAGTTAGTATGTGGGTGTGTTTTGGGTCGTGAAGGGGGCTTATCCCTATCAAGAACGATAGTTTCAAAAAGGGAGTTCTTGTTACACATTATGTATTTTTTAAAAATCTTTATGAATACCACATAATGTCCCTTTTCAGAAGCTTCCTTTTGTAAGCACTATGTCTAAAAATAATCTTCTAGAACGTATTGTTTTATATATGAAATCACTTTCTTAAACTTCATTCAAGACTCTATTTTATATTTTCTTAAACTCTCACAAAAAAAACTCTCTTTATTATTCAATTATTGTGTTTGGTTACATGTTCAAAATGTTTTGACATCATGAATCTCATAATCATTCTAATTCACAAGTAATGAATATTTATATCTTTTTTCTGTTAGTCATATATTTTCCATGTTTTGCTAATGGAGACATCGTTCGGAAGTAAGCTTCTGGGACCTATAAAACTTTGTTCGGAAGGAACCTTCCGGACTAGTGGAAGATTTAGTTGACTATGTTTCTTTCACGTTCAATGGTTGTTAGTATGGTGCATCATGTTGGTGTCAACCGATTAATGTACCTGAAGATGGTGAGTTAGGTGTCCTTAAATCTGATGTTGCATACATTGATGTTGAGAAATATTTTACCATTAAACATACGTTTACGTTCTTAAATGAGTTCGTGTAGAAGCTGCTAAGTTAGTTTTATGGAATAGTTTTCGTTAGGTTTGATTTTGGTTATGATAGAAGACAACCATTTattttgatgaattttgaaaGAAGTGGTGGTTATAAAGAAACTCTCTCTGAAAGTTGAAACATGATAAAAATTGTTCAAGTGAATATGGATGTCCTTTTAGGTTGCTTGGGATAATATACGAAAAAATATTTGTAAATTTAATATGTTGTGCAGTGTACATAATTGTGAATTGGATCACAAGTTGACATGTGTCATAACCCAAAATTTTCCCGTTcatattacaaggcatttttcaaggcactccaacttatgtttcaaggcattgaccttaaaggaacaaaaacccagctcacaacaggcccaatccagaaaaaggcccaaattagcttgctcgctaggcgagcaactccttcgcctagcgaataccagaattattgggcttcattctgagcccattaggtcacagatggcctgctcgctaggcgagcatatccttcgcctagcgaacccttcgctacacgctcgcctagcgaagtttgcgaatatcagaatttttgggcttcattctgagcccattaggtcaccacaatcactataaataccgacacttcagtcacgaaaatggACGGAGGAAGGGGGACGAagacagacgaagacggacagaaaccctggcatagaaaccctggagactaactcagagaattccgagtaaagaaaccctgaaggccgctcatccgcatcaaggttgcctccgcccaattcgacccgattggccaatccaaagctgcaattccattgcaaacaggtttgcgcatcactactgttttatgctttcAATCGATAATCGCgacatacataaggcatcatgattaaattttcggatatgtaatttgatttcacatgtgaatttaagtatgcttgaatatcctgaatgtttgtccatgctattcctgtaattaaatgccataaagttcagggtgccggagatcatgctgctatcaaactcaaaacccgtagcagctcgctagcacatcgctaagcgagcctgtagcgaacactcgctaagccttcgctaggcgaagcaggagcgaacgggacagtggctgttttgtttcttttctgttctgccttatgtttatctaatcaagatttattataattctgcattatttggcctgactttatgactgttgtgtttattttgtggtgcaattttcaattgtactttatctcgatgttctaacccgtgtgctgaattgtgtaaaggcttacacattcccgaagaaacggccgactaagtattccactttatttgtgggatacccttatggagatacatcctaaattatctagctgattttaatgtattgatttcatcgattttaatgtggacctaattacttaatcgattacggctatctaattaattgtaaaactttgcctttaaatatgcgatcttggacctctctttgttaccctacgatattacggtattacggtcatgtcccgcgaatgtggggatacacttagcaaagactcttcgattaaatcatcatgtccctctaaaataaatcatagcccctcggatgttgccttcgaatatatgattttgtccccCGAGGACCCCTCGGTGTAGCCTACGGtgaaatgatgatagtcccttcgaatgctaaggtatccttacaaccaTTGCTTTcgatgaccaatcgatgaccctacgatgccccttttacatccaaaggataaaactacttatttctcaataataaggacggttttaccctcacaaggataggaaatgcccatcaagaccttgggtaggtataactcttaattgcttactcataatttaaaaatacttttcacacttcacaaatactagaaaatcaccacttggtatacattcatactagaatcattactgagttatatttttctaaaccattttcaaaactaaacgagataaccactttgtatacattcatacgagaatcattacaaagttaaattctctttttcaaaacattttctaaataattcacgaacactttttcagacaagaaaaataatataagtgatcaagcaattaagagcccatggataaccatggatacaaagggtgctaataccttccctttgtataatgtacctcccgaacccaaaatctaaattaaggtctttcctgttcttttccgcctttccttattggatgaaagaaaagtcggtggcgactcttgctatccgcgacattgcgattaaaagcaaaacaccccaagtcagttcaccgtatgacagaactggcgactctgctggggaaatagagaggttaccttaaaaacaagatcacttatttaaattgtctgatttacttttaggggattgcttgggtatgttatgcttgagtgaaggatcctacacccggatctagtgtaccttaggtaagtagcaatagatcatcgcgactatccggcgtatactggaatggtttaaatgatggctacggttaatgtgacactttggatgtcctgatgttcctcatgtttacttgaggaaaaatttggcttccgcgtggtgtcatcaaagcattaaccagacctttagaaccctaattgactcatcctagccattagaaagtagtgagataactggcttcggttccgactgaggttggttgagactcgatactacactccttgagattcgactttagggaagctttggtcaaccacttggtgttgcactaaagtggacttaaaggaaggtcaatgattggagatccttctagaacccagttactattctaggacaggttgaaccaaccaaacttcagtggaaagggtacttacctatggaactcatgcaagccttaaaacctaggaatgattgttgtgtgacttgtttgtgcttgttgtttacttaacatcataacatcataacatcataacatcgtggcattgtactaaccatttcgaggacttaaGGATTTAACTTTGCcctgttttgaaaaaaaaagtttccttttttggtagtttacgcaaagttaaattccaaaagtccttgaaaacatttcatacattgcatagcataacattgcataacaggtattctaagggatcagtgttctcacggttttcctccaaacagaaaaatggctctcgaacaaactgtcaaagatctccatgctcagaatgctcaactccaggagatgatcttgaacttatccaaggggcaggaggaactgaaggctctcttgctcgagaagaaaaaggacaagaaacctgtgagttacattaacccgggaagaaggcttaagggacaggctgcaggagtcaagattagaattccgaaggatcaagaagaggagacagagaatgattcggAGGAGAAGAATGTTGATATCTTCAaccatgaggacgacgatgaagattatgaaaatgaacaatactctccaaaagatgataagtataacttgctggaagaacgcatgctagctatggagggtcaaaaggcgcccggtctggatttcgaaagcttgggactggtctctgatgtggtcattccacgcaaattcaagatccccactttcactatatacgatggggcatcttgtcctcagatgcatctgagagcttatgtgagaaagattcagccgtataccactaataggaaactatggatccatttctaccaagagagtctgtctggcacacagttagaatggtactatcagctcgagagctctgacatccacacctggactgacttagcgacaactttctacaagcattaccagtataattctgaattagcacctactcggttacagttgcaaaatatgactatgggatctaaagaaagtttcaaagaatatgctcaaaaatggagagatttggctggcagagtcaaacctcctctgactgacagagagttagtggacatgttcatgagcacactgactggcccattctacagccatctattgaggagttcctcattgggtttcactgaacttatattaacaggtgaacatgttgaaagcggcattcgaaggggaaagatacaggcggctacctctgatcctccggagactcctaatgtcatcattgctcctctgcctaatcatgacgagactgtcaatgctgtggaagatactgataacaattatgacttggatagttggattttcccaacaattggtgacagactccaattggaaggctgaagacactatcccgatttcctttagtcaggagtaattgttattgcttattttaatgtattaaattttgttaaaggttttgtcatttttataaacatattcacattcaataaatcaatggacctttttgcattcaaatattgcgctctttatctttcttgtcatttttcaaacaagctatgctttcttgcacacactcacgtaacaattcGCAGAcccatatccactctggatcctgttgataataattctactactgttcattatgactttgaaaatccgatgtaccaagccgaggatggaagtgaggaagattgtgaagtacctggagagcttgccagactactgcaagaagaaaagattattcagccgcaTGGGGCATCGATCGAAATCATAAATCTGGACCGCGTCGCCCGATTTagctcccatttgaccgctacttgcaaatccgtccccaaattactgagacaaaatcaagaagtatctccaagaaccttCAATTCTGACGCCACCAGTTGAAGGAGGACCTCTAATCATGTACTTGACCGTGTTAGAcaattcaatggggtgtgtgctggggcaacatgacgagtctggtcgaaaagagcatgcaatataccaccttagcaaaaaggtaccgactgtgaaacaagatattcacagctcgagaaagcttgctgtgctttggcctgggctgctcgccgactaagacagtatatgttgaatcacaccgctttattgatttctaagatggatcttatcaaatacacatttgagaaacctgctgtctcctgaaagagctatcactgataatggtgctaatctgaacaacaagatgattactgaactctgcacgcagttcaaaataaaacaccataattccgaagtggcggcttggtaataaagcgtatcattctaccacaaggtgattctagaggcaaatggactcccacatacgaagggccatttgtagttaagaaggtattctctggtggagccatgatacttgctacaatggatgacgaagaatccccgcatcccgtgaacacggacatagttaaaaaaatactacgcatgtacacccggcaagtcgaaaacctgaaaagacgGCTTGGacaaaaaggggtatcctggtggactgaaaacctgaaaaggcggtctaggcaaaaattagggattaaagtgtatgactatgtcccgttctcggtcagcttcacccaagttcaagggactgaacaagccaatcacttctatccaACAGCAGGAtatgagaggcttgaagacataatgacagtagtggaattaaaatcaataggactttttctgcatagctttttctttgttttcttgacaatctcctcttactaggatttctgtctccttgtacacaaattgcctatttataggccctctttcaaaatcaatacaatttcatttccaaaaatatgttttgttttactttctctgttttgcttgcataaacgtccattgatttaatttgaattgatacatgcacttgaatatgatcgatgtttatcaaaaacacatgcataaaacggaaatagcaattactacaagacttcaggatcgaggaaaGGTCTAACCATACTTCCCAgtgaatccgttgctaattctattccctAGCAAAACCAGCTATTgcccagaagaaattggcatcaccagacagactggtcatctcttccactcccagccaggcttctgttgaatatttctcccatcagacagaaatcaaatacccccagctaagaaagggccatcaatacaaatatctccaaccagaatattgggatttattttcccctggcaaaaaGTTTCAGACACATAATCccttcatgcatcatttcacatcatatacatgcatacaaatgttcgcatttatttcagacgcataattcattcattacatcatttcgcatcatatacatgcatacattgttcgcatttattttcagaagcataaaacatctcatgcatcatgacatggcatgaagctaactttatttttcaggttaattatcct from Lathyrus oleraceus cultivar Zhongwan6 chromosome 1, CAAS_Psat_ZW6_1.0, whole genome shotgun sequence includes:
- the LOC127115744 gene encoding protein SMALL AUXIN UP-REGULATED RNA 12, whose protein sequence is MENGGGSKLTGGIGQIVRLKKIIHKWQSVTIGSKTSRLQIEESNTRKSPIINKRITKFINCESDEESCKSPEPPHDVPKGYLAVYVGPELRRFIIPTSYLSHSLFKMLLEKAAEEFGFDQSGGLTIPCEIETFKYLLKCIEAQEKEEQHDDSLSGNSETEGTLEE